The DNA region TCTTCTAAAGAAAATAAATTTGATTTTAATGCTGATTTGTTACTTGAAGAGTCAAATATTTTCTCTCCCATAGTGGCACTTGATAATATTTTTAATAAATTAAAAAGTAAAAAAGTATTTATTATAACAGTTGATACACCTTTAGTTGATATATTTTCAATACAAAAGATTATAGAAAAATCAGATTCTTATGATATAACTGTTGCTAAAACTCAAAGAATACATAGTTTATGTGGAGTATTTTCAAATAGTATAAAATTACTTACAAAAAAGATGCTAAAAGATGATTTTCACAAAGTTGGATATTTATTAGATAACTTAAATACTAAAATAGTAGAATTTGATTGTGATGATGAGTTTATAAATTTAAATAGACCCGAAGATTATAAAAAGGCCTTATCTTTGATTAAATAGTAGATATAAAAAAAGCAGATAAGAAAACTTATCTGCTTTTTTATGTTTTGCAAATTTAATTATGCTGCAAGTGCATCTTTTGCTTTAACTACTAATGAAGCAAAACCTTCTGCATCATTCATAGCCATATCAGCTAAGATTTTTCTATCTAATTCAATATTAGCTAATTTTAATCCATTCATGAATCTTGAATAGTTAATATCATTTAGTCTACAAGCAGCGTTGATTCTGATAATCCAGATTTTTCTAATATCTCTTTTCTTTTGTCTTCTATCTCTATAAGCATATACTAATGAATGCTCTAATTGCTCTTTAGCTTTTCTAAAGTGTTTTCTTCTTCCACTAAAAAAACCTCTAGCTTGTTTTAATACTTTTTTGTGTCTTCTTCTTCTAACTACACCAGTTTTTACTCTAGGCATATTTTTCCTTTCTTTACCATTTTTTAATTAGGTGTCGATTGTTTTAATCGAACTTGTCCACATACATTGTGGAGGGACTATGTAATTTATATAGTTAAATTACGCTTTATTTAACATTTTTTTAACTCTTGCATTATCTACATTTGCAACAGTTTGTGGGCCTCTTAAGTTTCTTTTTCTTTTTTGGCTCTTTTTAGTTAAGATATGGCTTCTAAAAGCTGATCCTCTTTTTATAGAACCATTTTTTTTCACTTTAAATCTCTTTAAAGCTCCACTATTAGATTTCATCTTTGGCATTGTGGAATCCTTTCTTTAAATTTGCATTTCCATAATATGAAAAAGTGTGTGATTTTACTTAAAAAAAGCTTAAAATATAATTAATTGGATTTAGTTAGTAAAGAAGAAGAGAATCTTCTTCTTTTTAGTAGTTATTTTTTTTCTTCTTTTTTTGGAAAAACTTGCATATTTACAAATCTTCCTTCTTGTTTTGGTTCTGATTCTCTTGTACCATAATCTTCAAGCATAGGCCAAATTTTTTCAAGTACTTCAATACCAGCTTCAGGATGAGCCATTTCTCTACCTTTTAGAAAAACTCTACATTTTACATGGTAACCTTTTTCTAAAAATTCTATGGCATGTTTAACTTTGTAGTTAATGTCATTTTCTGCAATTTTAACAGAAAACTTTACTTCTTTTACAACAATAACTTTTTGTTTTTTCTTTGCTTCTTTTTTCTTCTTTTCTTCTTGGTATTTAAATTTACCATAATCCATAATTTTAACAACTGGTGGTTTTGCAGTTGCTGCAATTAATACTAAGTCTAGCCCTTGCTCTTCTGCTGCTGCTAATGCATCTTTTGTTGGAATAATTCCATAATTAGTTCCATCATCAGATGTACATCTAACCTCTTTAACTTTAATGTCTTCATTCATTAACACTTCGTCTTTTTTATTGTTTCGACTCAAATTTCACATCCTTTTTTAATTTCTTCTATCATTGAAATAAACTCCTCTTTTGACATGTTTGACTGCTCTCTCTTTCTTCTGTCTCTTAATGCTATTGAGTTGTTTTGAACCTCTTCATCTCCCAATACAACAATCATTGGAACTCTTTGTTTTTCTGCCATTCTAATTCTTTTATTTAAACTTTCATTCATATTAAAGATTTTAGAATCTATTTCTTTGTATAAAAGTTCTTTTTGAAGTTGTTGTGCATATTCTACATGAGTATCTGCAATTGGAACAAAAATCACTTCAGTTGGCGCAATAACAAATGGGAATTCCCCTGCACAGTGTTCTGTAAGAATACCAATAAATCTTTCAAAAGAACCTAAAATTGCTCTATGAATCATTACAGGTTGTTCTTTTTCACCTTTATCGTTTACATACTCTACATTAAATCTACGTGGCAAGTTCATATCTACTTGAACTGTACCACATTGCCATTTTCTACCAATAGCATCTAAGATTTTAATATCAATTTTTGGTCCATAGAATGCTCCTCCACCTTCATCGATACCATAAGGCAGATTATTTTCGTCAAGTGCATCCATAATACCTTTTGTTGTCATTTCCCAAAATTTATCATCACCAATTGCTTTTTTAGGTTTTGTTGATACTTCCATTTCATATTTAAAATCAAATAGTTTCATTAATGAATCAACAAATTCTAAAACATCAATAATTACTTCTTTTACTTGTTCTTGCGTACAAAAGATATGTGCATCATCTTGAGTAAATTCTCTAACTCTAAATAATCCATGCATTGCACCACTCATTTCATGTCTATGAACAACACCATATTCAAATAATTTTTTAGGTAAATCTTTATATGAAACTAAATCATTTTTAAATATTTGAATATGACCAACACAGTTCATTGGTTTCATTCCATATTTTTGTTCATCGATAGTTGTATAATACATATTTTCGCCATAATTATCATTATGTCCTGAAATATCCCACATAGTAGATTTAAGTAGTTCTGGACCTCTTACTGGTTCATATCCTCTTACTCTATGCGCTTTATAAAGTAGTTTTTCTAATTTACTTCTTAATCTTGAACCATTAGGCAACCACATAGGAAGACCTGCTCCAACTTCATCATTAAAAGTGAATAGTTCTAGTTGAGTACCTAATTTTCTATGATCTCTTTTTTTAGCTTCTTCAAGCATTTTTATATAATCATTTAACTCTTTTTTATCAAAGAATGCAATTCCATAAATTCTAGTAATCATCTCATTTTCTTCATTACCTCCAAGATAAGCTCCAGCTATTCTTGTAAGTTTAAAGTATCTGATCATTTTAGTATTTGGAACATGAGGACCTCTACAAAGATCTTCAAAATCTCCTTGTTTATAAATAGTTAAAGTATCATCAGTAATATTTTTTAATACTGCTTGTTTTAATTCATCATTTTGGAATTTCTGTAGGATTTCTTCTTTGGTCGTTTCGTATCTTTGAATTGGTAGCTTCTCATTTGCAAGCTCTTTCATTTTCTTTTCGATTTTAGGTAAGTCTTCTTCTGATATTTTTGTATCAACTTTAAAATCGTAATAAAATCCCTCTTTTACAACAGGACCAACAAAGAATTTAGCTTCTGGATATAACTGTTTAATAGCTTGCGCCATTAGGTGAGCACAAGAGTGTCTCAAAATCTCTAAAGATTCAGAAGAATTGTCACTTTTGATTTCGTCCCCAGTTATATTTAAAGCTTCCGCAGTTTGAAGGTCATATATTTTACCTTCACTTAATACACCAATAGGTTCCAATTATTTCCTTTTTTCTTATAAATTTCATATATTCTATCGCAATTGCACTTAAATTTAATCTTAATAACAATTTATTAATAAACTTTTGGTAGAATATGGAATGATTTTAAACTTATCTAAAATAAAAACTGAAGCTTTATTATTGTTTTGTAAAGATTTGATCTTATCTTATAAAGATAAAGAAGCAAAACTATTTGATGTGTCTGAAGATATTGATGAATATATTACATCTGTAAGTGAAGAAATTTTAAATCAAATAAAAAGAGTAACTTTTGCAGATCAACACTACATTCAAAACAGAAATCATTATAGAATAAAGGCAGTTTTTAAAGCATATAACTTCATAAATGATGAAGTTTCAAAATATCTTAAAAATGACCCCACTTTTAATCCTGCAATGTTATTTCTTGCACTTTTAGCTGTTTGGTTTAAAGAATTAGATAAAGAATCAAACTCAAAAGAGTTTATATATTTTATTCTTTTCCCTTATGCAAATATGTATGATAAACTTTTATTTGAAGTGAAAAATGATGAATTTAAAAAAATTAATGTAAAGATGATGAATATAGCAGAAAATGTAATATTTAATTATGATAGATTATCTTTGAAATAAATATAAAAGTAATTAATTTTGAAATACTATATAATAAAACAGTTAGTTGAATATTTAAAAAATCATGTAAAAAATATAAAACTAGTAAAAAGAATTGATAATAATACTATATTAATAGAATATAATAGTTCTGAGTCAATTTATTTTGATATGACAAAAGGACAAAGTAATGCATATAAAAAGCAGACAAAAGTAAATATAAAAAAAGATTTTAATGCTCCTTTTGATGTATTGTTACAAAAGAGATTTATTAATTCAAAAGTAGAAGATATATTTGTTTATAACAATGATAAAGTAATAAATATTAAAGTTAATTCTTCTTCTTCATATAAAAAACTAACTACAATACTACAACTAGAGTTTACAGGTAAACATACAAATATTATTATATTAGATGAAAATAGGGTAGTTTTAGAAGCGTTAAGACATATTGATGAATTTTCTTCATCTCGTATAGTAAAAGTAGGACATACTCTTGATGAAATACCAAAGCAACACTTTATATTTAAAGAAGATATTGTTGAAAATATAGAAGAGTATTTATTTAAAATATATGAACAAAAAGAACAGAATAATTTAAATAATTTAAAAAAACAAAAATTACAAATTTTAAATAAAAAAGTTAAAAAGTTAAAAAACTTAATAGATAAGTTACCTAAAAAAGAGGATTTAGAAATTGAGTCTGAAAAATTATATCATGATGCAAATATTATTTTAGGAAATTTACATAAAATTAAGCCCTATCAAAAAATATTAGAATCTTATGATTATGATGGAAATGAAGTAAAAATAGAACTAAATGAAGAATTAAGCGCTTCAACATATGCAAATGAATTATTTAAAAAAGCAAAAAGAATTAAACATAAATCAATAAATGTAAAAATAGAAAAGAAAAATTTAGAAGAAAAACATGATTTTTTAATAAAAATGATTAAAAATGTACATGATGCTATATCAATTGATGAAGTCGAATTTTTAGTTCCTAAAAAACAAAGAAATCAAATAAAAACAACAAAACAACAAAATTACGAACTATTCTTTTTTAATGGGTATAGAATAATGCTTGGACGAAATGAAAGAGAAAATATATATT from Malaciobacter molluscorum LMG 25693 includes:
- the mobA gene encoding molybdenum cofactor guanylyltransferase MobA → MYPHFNIPCVILCGGKSSRMKEDKSLLPFANKSSLVKYQYDRLKIYFDEIYLSSKENKFDFNADLLLEESNIFSPIVALDNIFNKLKSKKVFIITVDTPLVDIFSIQKIIEKSDSYDITVAKTQRIHSLCGVFSNSIKLLTKKMLKDDFHKVGYLLDNLNTKIVEFDCDDEFINLNRPEDYKKALSLIK
- the rplT gene encoding 50S ribosomal protein L20: MPRVKTGVVRRRRHKKVLKQARGFFSGRRKHFRKAKEQLEHSLVYAYRDRRQKKRDIRKIWIIRINAACRLNDINYSRFMNGLKLANIELDRKILADMAMNDAEGFASLVVKAKDALAA
- the rpmI gene encoding 50S ribosomal protein L35 codes for the protein MPKMKSNSGALKRFKVKKNGSIKRGSAFRSHILTKKSQKRKRNLRGPQTVANVDNARVKKMLNKA
- the infC gene encoding translation initiation factor IF-3, whose protein sequence is MSRNNKKDEVLMNEDIKVKEVRCTSDDGTNYGIIPTKDALAAAEEQGLDLVLIAATAKPPVVKIMDYGKFKYQEEKKKKEAKKKQKVIVVKEVKFSVKIAENDINYKVKHAIEFLEKGYHVKCRVFLKGREMAHPEAGIEVLEKIWPMLEDYGTRESEPKQEGRFVNMQVFPKKEEKK
- the thrS gene encoding threonine--tRNA ligase; protein product: MEPIGVLSEGKIYDLQTAEALNITGDEIKSDNSSESLEILRHSCAHLMAQAIKQLYPEAKFFVGPVVKEGFYYDFKVDTKISEEDLPKIEKKMKELANEKLPIQRYETTKEEILQKFQNDELKQAVLKNITDDTLTIYKQGDFEDLCRGPHVPNTKMIRYFKLTRIAGAYLGGNEENEMITRIYGIAFFDKKELNDYIKMLEEAKKRDHRKLGTQLELFTFNDEVGAGLPMWLPNGSRLRSKLEKLLYKAHRVRGYEPVRGPELLKSTMWDISGHNDNYGENMYYTTIDEQKYGMKPMNCVGHIQIFKNDLVSYKDLPKKLFEYGVVHRHEMSGAMHGLFRVREFTQDDAHIFCTQEQVKEVIIDVLEFVDSLMKLFDFKYEMEVSTKPKKAIGDDKFWEMTTKGIMDALDENNLPYGIDEGGGAFYGPKIDIKILDAIGRKWQCGTVQVDMNLPRRFNVEYVNDKGEKEQPVMIHRAILGSFERFIGILTEHCAGEFPFVIAPTEVIFVPIADTHVEYAQQLQKELLYKEIDSKIFNMNESLNKRIRMAEKQRVPMIVVLGDEEVQNNSIALRDRRKREQSNMSKEEFISMIEEIKKGCEI
- a CDS encoding NFACT RNA binding domain-containing protein is translated as MKYYIIKQLVEYLKNHVKNIKLVKRIDNNTILIEYNSSESIYFDMTKGQSNAYKKQTKVNIKKDFNAPFDVLLQKRFINSKVEDIFVYNNDKVINIKVNSSSSYKKLTTILQLEFTGKHTNIIILDENRVVLEALRHIDEFSSSRIVKVGHTLDEIPKQHFIFKEDIVENIEEYLFKIYEQKEQNNLNNLKKQKLQILNKKVKKLKNLIDKLPKKEDLEIESEKLYHDANIILGNLHKIKPYQKILESYDYDGNEVKIELNEELSASTYANELFKKAKRIKHKSINVKIEKKNLEEKHDFLIKMIKNVHDAISIDEVEFLVPKKQRNQIKTTKQQNYELFFFNGYRIMLGRNERENIYLLKNSKANDFWFHLKDRSSCHVIVQNNKKTINEDVIFKAAQLCAKFSTEFSGDYLVDYTQRRNVKVQSGANVLYNPYTTISVIV